In a genomic window of Prochlorococcus marinus subsp. marinus str. CCMP1375:
- a CDS encoding type I restriction-modification system subunit M, with protein MADKNLSAFIWSVAELLRDNYKKSDYGQVILAFTVLRRIDCVLEAEKRGVCEKRTSHKAPSLKSKAFRLNQPDVNSCSPSLLGLKEIILDEGSISKNINAYIQSFSPTIKGIFESFEFETHIDRLNKTNLLSQVTRKFTLIDLHPTTISNTEMGTIFEELIRKFAELSNDIQGEHFTPREVINLMVNLLFSKDKEALLAEDIVKSIYDPTAGTGGMLSVAEEHIKAINPSAKLIVSGQEINPESYAICKADMLIRGQDINNICLGNTLSHDHHAKKKYDYMLSNPPFGVDWKKVQKEVKKEYRDKGFSGRFGPGLPRVSDGSLLFLMHLISKMLPASKGGSRIGIVLSGSPMFTGSAGSGESEIRRYVLENDYVEAIIQLPQELFYNTAISTYIWIITNKKESSRKGKVQLIDCSTFSKKMRKSLGSKRQELRDNEISEITKIFNSFKEVKTEGKSICRILKTEELGYKLITVDRPKKDIKGNVITIRKGKYKGSTQFDPELRDTESIPLSEPVDSYFKREILTHYPDAWINEDKTKIGYEILFNRYFYNFPKIRSLEKINQELRDLFKVFSTLSKQIIE; from the coding sequence TTGGCAGATAAAAATCTCTCTGCCTTTATTTGGTCAGTCGCTGAGCTCCTACGTGACAATTATAAAAAAAGTGACTATGGCCAAGTGATTTTGGCTTTTACCGTATTAAGGCGTATCGATTGTGTCTTAGAAGCAGAGAAGAGAGGTGTATGTGAAAAAAGAACATCTCATAAAGCGCCTTCATTAAAGTCAAAAGCTTTTCGGCTTAATCAACCTGATGTTAATTCTTGTTCTCCTTCACTCCTGGGGCTTAAGGAAATAATTCTCGATGAAGGCTCAATTAGTAAAAACATAAATGCTTATATACAATCCTTTAGCCCTACTATTAAAGGTATTTTTGAAAGCTTTGAGTTTGAAACCCATATTGATCGACTTAACAAAACTAACCTCCTTAGCCAAGTCACACGAAAATTTACATTAATAGACCTTCATCCAACTACTATAAGCAATACTGAGATGGGAACAATATTTGAAGAGCTGATACGCAAATTTGCTGAACTTTCTAACGATATACAAGGAGAACACTTTACTCCAAGAGAAGTTATTAATTTGATGGTAAATCTTTTATTTAGTAAAGATAAAGAAGCGCTATTAGCTGAAGATATAGTTAAAAGTATATACGACCCAACTGCAGGTACTGGAGGAATGTTAAGCGTTGCAGAAGAACATATAAAAGCTATAAATCCATCCGCTAAACTTATAGTTTCAGGACAAGAAATAAATCCTGAGTCCTACGCAATATGCAAAGCAGATATGTTGATAAGGGGTCAGGATATTAATAATATCTGCTTAGGGAATACTCTTTCCCATGATCATCATGCCAAGAAGAAATATGACTATATGCTTTCAAACCCTCCATTTGGAGTGGACTGGAAAAAAGTCCAAAAAGAAGTAAAAAAAGAATATCGAGACAAAGGATTCTCAGGTCGGTTTGGGCCTGGCCTACCAAGAGTTAGTGATGGCTCATTATTATTTTTGATGCATTTGATATCGAAAATGCTACCAGCTTCTAAAGGTGGTAGTCGAATAGGGATTGTATTAAGCGGGTCACCAATGTTCACTGGCAGCGCTGGCTCTGGAGAAAGTGAAATAAGGCGTTATGTACTTGAGAATGATTACGTCGAAGCAATTATTCAATTACCTCAGGAATTGTTTTACAACACTGCAATTAGCACATACATATGGATTATCACTAACAAAAAAGAATCAAGTCGAAAAGGTAAAGTTCAATTAATTGATTGTAGTACCTTCTCAAAAAAAATGAGGAAAAGTTTAGGTAGCAAACGACAAGAGTTGAGAGATAATGAAATTTCTGAAATCACAAAAATATTTAATTCTTTTAAAGAAGTAAAAACAGAAGGAAAATCAATCTGTAGGATTTTAAAGACAGAAGAACTTGGTTACAAGCTAATTACAGTAGATAGACCTAAGAAAGACATTAAAGGCAACGTAATAACAATCCGTAAAGGGAAATATAAAGGCAGTACTCAATTTGACCCAGAACTACGTGATACAGAAAGTATACCATTATCTGAACCAGTAGATTCTTACTTTAAGAGAGAGATTCTTACACATTACCCTGATGCTTGGATTAATGAAGATAAAACAAAAATAGGCTATGAAATCTTATTTAATAGGTACTTTTATAATTTTCCAAAGATAAGATCACTAGAGAAGATTAATCAGGAGTTAAGAGATTTATTTAAAGTATTTTCTACTCTATCAAAACAAATTATAGAATGA
- a CDS encoding restriction endonuclease subunit S → MINNLFNSNILIDADEQITNLTAKKISHLCKIIGSGTTPDKNDARNFTKGNIPWILSGDLNDGIIEKPNSYVTQYALDNNPSLKIYPRNSIIIAMYGATIGRVSIPKFSFTVNQACCVLSPFNKCELKYLFYCLIGLRHVLFSMAIGGAQPNINQELIKSLKILLPSNYEQKKIYKFLDQEIIKINLAIQNQYNLITLLDEKKQALVLDAITKGLDKEVSMKNSKLFLLGKIPNHWQSKKLSQLFKTSKGKNSQKLTKEYCSKNEGDYPVYSGQTQSDGIMAYINTFEFDAGEKGVILTTTVGAKAMSVKLIKGRFNLSQNCMVISAKDNSCHTAYFEYCFSSIFKIEKNKIPIHMQPSFRKEDFQKIRIPIPPIKEQIQISNFLHKEVEKIKQMNESSKLLISKLIDKRFALISFATSNQIDLS, encoded by the coding sequence ATGATTAATAACCTATTTAATTCCAATATATTAATTGATGCAGATGAACAAATTACCAATTTGACGGCAAAAAAAATATCTCATTTATGTAAAATAATTGGCAGTGGAACAACTCCTGATAAAAATGATGCTAGGAACTTCACAAAAGGAAATATACCTTGGATTTTATCTGGTGATTTAAATGACGGAATTATCGAAAAACCCAATTCTTATGTTACTCAATATGCTCTAGATAACAACCCTTCACTAAAAATTTATCCAAGAAATTCAATAATAATCGCTATGTACGGAGCAACCATTGGAAGAGTTTCCATACCAAAATTTTCTTTTACTGTAAATCAAGCATGTTGCGTCTTATCACCTTTTAATAAATGCGAATTGAAGTATTTATTCTACTGTTTAATTGGACTAAGACATGTCTTATTTTCCATGGCTATAGGTGGAGCACAACCAAATATAAATCAGGAGTTAATTAAGTCTCTAAAAATACTTTTACCTTCTAATTATGAGCAAAAGAAAATTTATAAATTTCTTGATCAAGAGATTATTAAAATCAACTTAGCAATCCAAAATCAATATAATTTAATCACATTACTAGATGAGAAAAAACAAGCTCTTGTTTTAGACGCAATCACAAAAGGATTGGATAAAGAAGTATCTATGAAGAATTCCAAACTCTTTTTATTAGGTAAAATTCCTAATCATTGGCAATCAAAGAAGTTATCGCAATTATTTAAAACAAGTAAGGGAAAGAATTCACAAAAGCTTACTAAAGAGTACTGTTCTAAAAATGAAGGAGATTACCCTGTATACAGTGGCCAAACTCAAAGTGATGGAATAATGGCCTACATCAATACTTTTGAATTTGATGCAGGTGAAAAAGGAGTCATACTTACTACAACAGTTGGAGCAAAAGCAATGAGTGTAAAGTTAATCAAAGGCCGATTCAACTTATCGCAAAACTGTATGGTAATTTCAGCAAAAGATAATTCATGCCATACAGCTTATTTTGAATATTGCTTTTCAAGTATATTCAAAATAGAGAAAAATAAAATCCCAATTCATATGCAGCCATCTTTCAGAAAAGAGGATTTCCAAAAAATAAGGATCCCGATACCACCGATTAAAGAACAAATACAAATTTCAAATTTCTTGCATAAAGAAGTAGAAAAAATTAAGCAAATGAATGAATCATCCAAATTATTAATATCTAAGTTAATAGATAAGCGCTTTGCTTTAATATCTTTCGCAACTTCAAACCAGATTGATCTTTCCTAA
- a CDS encoding SDR family oxidoreductase, giving the protein MATYLVTGANRGIGLEYCKQLKNRGDDVIGTCRSCEKELFDLGVRVESDVDITSGESVLRLIKTLKGVKIDVLIQNAGILEANSFSNFDPESITRQFEVNALSPLCFTRAIINNLSCGSKVILMSSRMGSISDNSSGGSYGYRMSKVALCMAGKSLAIDLIPQGIAVALLHPGLVSTRMTGFTQQGITPKQSVEGLLERIDSLSLENTGLFWHANGEILPW; this is encoded by the coding sequence ATGGCAACTTATTTGGTAACAGGAGCCAATCGAGGCATTGGTTTGGAATATTGCAAGCAATTAAAAAATAGAGGGGATGATGTTATTGGGACCTGTCGTTCTTGTGAGAAAGAACTTTTTGATCTTGGAGTTAGAGTTGAATCTGATGTTGACATTACTTCAGGTGAATCGGTTCTCAGGCTTATAAAAACATTGAAAGGTGTCAAGATTGACGTGTTGATTCAAAATGCCGGGATATTAGAGGCGAATTCTTTTTCTAATTTTGATCCGGAGAGCATTACAAGGCAATTCGAAGTAAATGCACTAAGTCCTTTATGCTTTACACGTGCGATCATTAATAATTTAAGTTGTGGCTCAAAAGTAATTCTTATGTCGAGTCGTATGGGATCTATTTCTGACAACTCTTCAGGAGGTTCTTATGGATACAGAATGTCTAAAGTCGCATTATGCATGGCTGGTAAGTCATTAGCAATTGATTTAATCCCTCAGGGAATAGCAGTAGCTCTATTACATCCAGGATTAGTTAGTACACGTATGACAGGATTTACTCAGCAGGGAATAACACCTAAACAATCTGTAGAAGGACTCCTTGAACGAATTGATTCATTAAGTTTAGAAAATACCGGTTTGTTTTGGCATGCAAACGGTGAGATTCTCCCTTGGTAG
- a CDS encoding Zn ribbon-like protein: MSKYYCPYCNPHYQFHTRRKDGALICGLCGDPLIKSKLIKSTQLFALIAAFAFVSPLIIMVLTFINDQRNNHQNNSNLPLAMIFNSKKHNGF, translated from the coding sequence ATGAGTAAATACTATTGCCCCTATTGCAATCCTCACTATCAATTTCACACTAGAAGAAAGGATGGGGCCTTAATTTGTGGGCTATGTGGTGACCCCCTAATCAAATCAAAATTAATAAAATCTACTCAATTATTTGCATTAATTGCAGCATTTGCCTTCGTTTCTCCATTAATTATTATGGTACTTACTTTTATTAACGATCAAAGGAATAATCATCAAAATAATTCTAACTTGCCTCTTGCAATGATTTTCAATTCAAAAAAGCACAATGGTTTTTAA